One window of the Amycolatopsis mediterranei genome contains the following:
- a CDS encoding S8 family peptidase, which translates to MTRYRHRAGELLVHADDSAAIHAELAGFGYHPDGGTGPLRRFTGTRPVPEVLAALRGHGASPNHLFGLDRIIWNVLEAKATEELLFPLPGEQRAEFEVGVVDTGVVLRNGEPHEYLGTRVRYDPEDTARIVRDAAGNPVGSGGHGTFVAGVILKEVPATVAVRMKGVVDESTGDVEDLAVANAIDDLAGRGIRLINLSFSGATWEDEPPKAIEQALRRLPPDAVVVTAAGNRGSRQRVFPAAISLEPRRDEPAEPKFAKVIAVGAVETTAGAAPEIAGFSNYGPWVTAYADGVDVVGPYFHGDFPNQTADGEPRFNGYAVWSGTSFAAATVTGRIAAKMAANRGMTARRAAEDVLDNSSKVTYWDVNGQQERPFVASMPA; encoded by the coding sequence ATGACCCGATACCGCCATCGCGCCGGCGAACTGCTGGTCCATGCCGACGATTCTGCCGCGATCCACGCCGAACTGGCAGGGTTCGGCTACCACCCGGACGGGGGCACCGGCCCGCTGCGCCGCTTCACCGGCACCCGCCCGGTCCCCGAGGTCCTCGCCGCCCTGCGCGGCCACGGCGCGAGCCCGAACCACCTCTTCGGGCTCGACCGCATCATCTGGAACGTGCTGGAGGCCAAGGCGACCGAGGAATTGCTGTTCCCCCTGCCGGGTGAGCAGCGAGCCGAGTTCGAAGTCGGGGTGGTCGACACGGGCGTGGTGCTCCGGAACGGCGAGCCGCACGAGTACCTGGGCACGCGCGTGCGCTACGACCCGGAAGACACCGCACGGATCGTGCGGGATGCAGCCGGGAACCCGGTCGGTTCGGGCGGGCACGGCACGTTCGTCGCCGGCGTGATCCTCAAGGAGGTGCCGGCGACCGTCGCGGTGCGCATGAAAGGCGTGGTCGACGAGAGCACGGGCGACGTCGAAGACCTGGCCGTGGCGAACGCCATCGACGATCTGGCCGGGCGGGGCATCCGGCTGATCAACCTGTCGTTCTCGGGCGCGACCTGGGAGGACGAACCGCCCAAGGCGATCGAGCAGGCGTTGCGCCGGCTGCCGCCCGACGCGGTGGTGGTCACGGCCGCGGGAAACCGGGGGTCCCGGCAGCGGGTCTTCCCGGCCGCGATTTCGCTGGAACCCCGGCGCGACGAACCGGCCGAGCCGAAGTTCGCGAAGGTGATCGCGGTCGGCGCGGTGGAAACGACCGCCGGTGCCGCGCCGGAGATCGCCGGGTTCAGCAACTACGGACCCTGGGTCACGGCCTACGCGGACGGGGTCGACGTGGTCGGTCCGTACTTCCACGGGGACTTCCCGAACCAGACCGCGGACGGCGAGCCCCGGTTCAACGGCTACGCGGTCTGGAGCGGAACCTCGTTCGCCGCCGCCACGGTGACCGGCCGGATCGCGGCGAAGATGGCCGCGAACCGGGGCATGACCGCCCGGCGGGCGGCCGAAGACGTGCTGGACAACAGCTCGAAGGTGACCTATTGGGACGTCAACGGGCAGCAGGAACGGCCCTTCGTGGCTTCGATGCCTGCTTAG